The genomic window TTATTTAAGAATTTAAGAACTATAAAAATCACTGTATTTATTAAAATAAACTGGATCTTATTATTCTTAAAACAAACAAAAAACATCTTTAAGGTTTGGTTAACTCATAGGCTTTTGGTTTTATTAGTTGGTTTGTTAATAGATTAGTATATCTTGGTTATTTTTTTAAAACTTAGCTTTCATTTCATCCAAATTACTTTTAAACTCAAATTCAATTATTTCATTAACAAAAAGATTTATTTATTTTTAACTTTTATTGGTAAGCAAAAAATAATAAATACAACCGATTGTGTGTTTAAAGCAGATTTATTGGATTTTGTTTCGGAATTTCACCAATTGTAACCTCAATAATTTTTTTATGAAAACAACAAAATCTTTTAGGTAATCCTTAATGCAGTATTATTTTACTGATGTAACAATTTAGTTTTCTTCATTTTGTATGAAAGGGCCGCTCAACCAAAAAGCAACCCTATTCAAATATTAAAAATAAACTAACCAAATTATTTTTATCAAAAACACTCCTAGTTACTCGAAAATTATTTTAAATAAATCATTTTCGAAGACTCTAAAAATCAAAATTGTTTGATACAAATACAAACGTTTTTTAAAATCCTTTAAACAAAGATAAATAAAAAACTAAATAAAACAACCGATTGTGTATTTATTTTTTAAATAATTGAAAAATAATATTCAATTTAAATACATATCAAATATTTATAATGACATTTTAATAAGTATAATTCAAAAAAAAATCCTTTAACAATTTAACTATTAAAAAATTAATAAGCTATATCCAAAATTATTAAAGAAATGATAAATGTAAAAAAAACATTTAATTTTAATCATTTATCGGAATGCTGTAAACAAGTTCTAAAACGAAAGAATTAACCTGTAAAAGAAATTATCATATAAAAAAAGGAAGCCTTATATAAGACTTCCTTTAACATAAACCTTCATTAAAAATATTAGTAACCAATCATCCTATTAATAAAAACACATATTATTTGAATTTATAAACAAACTATAAAGATCAAGTTAACTACTTAAATTAGCTATTCCCTTTTTATAATCTGCTAAAAATGTGGCTAAACCAATATCAGTTAAAGGATGTTTCAACAATCCTTCTATTGCACTTAATGGCCCAGTTATCACGTCTGATCCAATTTTAGCACAATTGATTATATGCATCACATTTCGCACTGATGCAGCTAAAATTTGAGTTTCAAAACCAAAATTATCAAAAATCAATCGAATCTCTTCTATTAAAACTAATCCATCTGTTGAAATATCATCTAATCTTCCAATAAAAGGAGACACATAAGTTGCTCCAGCTTTTGCAGCCAATAAGGCTTGTCCAGACGAAAAAATTAAAGTACAATTTGTCCTAATACCTTTATTAGAAAAATATTTTATGGCTTTTATTCCATCTTTAATCATTGGAATTTTAACAACAATTTGCGGGTGTAACGCAGCTAATTGCTCTCCTTCAGCTATCATTCCTTCAAAATCAGTCGATATAACTTCGGCACTTACATCACCATCAACCAATTCACAAATTTTTAAATAATGAGCAATGATATTCTCTGCCCCTGTAATTCCTTCTTTAGCCATTAATGAGGGATTAGTGGTTACTCCATCTAGGACTCCTAAATCATTAGCTTCTTTTATGTCTTTTAAATTTGCTGTATCTATAAAAAATTTCATTTTTTACTATTTATTTAATTATTTGCTTTCTGCAATATATTTCAAGATTTCTTTAGCAGCACTTTCAGGGTTGAATCCGAATTTTTGATCCAACACACTAGCTGGAGCTGAATAACCAAAATGGTCTAATCCAACTACTTTTCCGCTATCGCCAATCAATCCTTCCAAGTTTACAGGAAGTCCAGCCGTAAGACCGAAAACTAATTTTCCTTTAGGGATGATGCTTCCTTGGTACTCTTTTGACTGTAATTTGAACAATCCTTCAGAAATGATAGAGGCTACGTTTACTTTTAGATTGTTTTCGTTTTCTAAAATTTCAGCAGCGCCTAATAATGTAGAAACTTCCGATCCATTTGCGAATAAAGTAATATCAGCATTTGGAGTCGATTTTACTAAATAACCACCTTTTTTAGCTGCTGTTGCTTCCTCATATCTAGATGATACAGCAGGAATGTCTTTGATGTTTTGTCTAGAAAGAATCAAAGCAGTTGGTGTTTTAGTGTTTTTCAACGCCATATCCCAAGCTACTGAAGTTTCGATAGCATCAGCAGGACGAAGTGCTAATAAACTTGGATTTCCCGAGTGATTTTTTACTTTTTCCATCAAACGCATTTGCGCTTCTTGCTCAATTGGTTGGTGGGTTGGTCCATCTTCTCCAACTCTGAATGAATCGTGAGTCAAGACATATTTTACAGGCAATTCCTGAATAGCAGCCAAACGAATCGCTGGTTTCATATAATCAGAAAACACAAAGAAAGTCGCTACTACAGCCACAACACCTCCGTGAAGAGCAATTCCGTTGGCAATAGCCGTCATTGTTAATTCAGCCACTCCAGCTTGCAAGAAAGCTCCGCTGAAATCATTTTTTTGCAATACAGAAGATTTTTTCAAGAAACCATCTGTTTTATCACTGTTCGATAAATCGGCAGAAGAAACGATTACGTTTTCTAAATTTTCTGCTAAATAACCCAATACAGCTGATGAAGCTTCTCTCGTAGCTACATTTGCTTTTTGAACTACTTGACTCAAATCTAAATCAGGAAGTACACCAGAAAGGAACGAATCCATTTTGGATGCCAATGCTGGGTTAGCCGTTTTCCATGCAGCAATTTTTGCTTTTTGTTCAGCAGCAGCAGCCGTTTTTTTAGCTAAAACTGATGTGTAGTGTGCTTGAACTTCTGGGAAAATATCGAAAGAACTTTCAGGATTTGCTCCTAAATTGATTAAAGTTTTTGTGAAATCTGCTTTGGTATCACCAATTGGTTTTCCGTGCAATTCGCATTCTCCTTCATACATAGACCCATCTGCAAGAACGCAACCTTTACCCATAATGGTTTTACCAATAATTAAGGTTGGTTTTTCAGTTTCAGCATTCGCATCGTTCAACGCTTTACGAATTTGCTCGTGATCGTGACCATCAATAGTGATTACTTTCCATCCCCAAGCTTCGTATTTCATAGCCGTATCTTCTGATGTCACTTCGTCTGTCATAGAAGAAAGTTGCACATCATTCGAATCATAAAACATGATAAAGTTGTTCAAACCTAAATGTCCTGCAATACGACCCACACCTTGAGAGATTTCTTCCTGAACACCACCATCCGTGATAAAACCGTAGATTTTGTGTTCGAAAAGACCGTTGAATCTAGCGTCAAGGAATTTCGCAGCAATAGCAGCTCCAGCTCCCATAGCGTGACCTTGTCCTAATGGTCCAGAAGTGTTTTCGATTCCTCTTAACACATCTACTTCAGGGTGGCCTGGCGTGATTGAACCCCATTGTCTGAAACTTTGAAGATCTTCTTTTTTATAATTTCCTAATAAATTGTATTGCGCATACATCAAAGCCGATAAGTGACCCGCATCCATAAAGAAACGATCTCTAAATGGCCAATCCATTTCGGTTGGGTCAAAATTCAAATATTCGGTGTATAGAATGTGCAAGAAATCGGCACCTCCCATAGCGCCTCCAGGGTGTCCTGAATTTGCCTTTTCTACCATCGAAATGGCTAATGCTCTTATGTTATCTGCGGCTAAATTGTCAATTTTTTGATTCATGTTAATATTTTATTATTTCTTAAAATGCTATAAAAACCTCTAATTAAATGATTTAATGCAATTTACAAACCTTCAATCGCTCCATCTTAAATTTGAATAAAATCAGAAAAAAATCAATTATTTTTAATATGATATACTAAAAAGCATTGATTGATATTTCCAATTATTCTGTCACTATCGTCAAATAAAACTCATTTATTTTTTTATTCAAATAAATAAATATTTACACACAACCGATTGCAAATATAAATAAATTTATTAATTCTCACTAAAAGCATCCTGAAAAAGGATTAAAACGATAAAATCTAATAAATAATGATACCTATATACTTGGATGTACTAAAAGTAAACTACCAAAAGTAGTAATGTAGTGCTACTAACACGATTCTTTTATAAAAAACAGTTCCATATAAGGGATTGTGATTACAAATGAGGCTATTACGGTAAGGTAAAAAAATAGCTCAATTTTAAATTTAAGAATCAAAAAACAAAAAACTAATATTGAAATAAATCTAACACTAGATTTTGCTTTTCTAGGTTAATTTACAGACTTTGCATCTATTTTGTTGTTTTTTTTTATCCGAGAATAAAAAAGTCTTGTCAAAAGACATAAACGGTTTAAAAGATAACTATGACATTATGGAGTATCGTTATGCAATAAATGAGATTTCGAAAGAAATTTTTGAAAGACAAAGTCAAAAAATAAAATAAGCAATAATTCAAAAAACAAAAGAATTAGAATTAATGCCGTCAAAAAAATCGAACATTGAAAAAGCGGTTATTTATTTTATGGAAATAGCTGTAAACCCCAGTAAATTCTACGATTCATTAGATTATAACCAGAAGAGAAAATTTCAAATCCTATTGTTTCCAGATGGGTTTCAATATTCCATCAAAAACAGGAAATATCGAACATAAAAAAAATACATTACTCAACCTAACAAACAGTATATCAAATATTTACACAAATTAAAAACAAATAAACCCATCCTCAAAAATGGGATGGGTAAGTATAGTAGCGGGAACAGGACTCGAACCTGTGACCTTCGGGTTATGAGCCCGACGAGCTGCCTACTGCTCTATCCCGCGTTGTTTCGGGTGCAAAGATACAACCAATTTTAATAAATACAAGCTATTTTTAAAAAAATATTCAGATATTATGTATTGAACTGATTGGCTATTCATTACAACTAAAAAACGAACTAAAAAAAAAAGGCCATTCAATAATTATTCCATAAAAAAACCTGCGAAGTTGGACTTGGCAGGTTCTTAATTACTTATAAAAAACTAACTAACTAACTAACTAACTAACTAACTAACTAACTAACTAACTAACTAACTAACTAACTAACTAACTATTTACTATTCCTCAGAAACAATGGCGGTGTTTTTATCATTTGCTTTAACAGTCAACGCCACTGCTACTCCTTTTTCGTTGATCATGGTCATATTCAAAACATCTAATTTTGATAAATCTTTAGAAACTAATCCACTGAACTCATTGTATGAAATATTCATTTCTTTCAGATTACTTAATTTTTCTAAATCAAATGGCACTTGACCATTCATTTTATTATCAAACAAACTCAATTGTTCCAAATTAGTCCAATTTGCAACAGAACGACTTAAATTTCCAGTGATTTTATTACTATTCAAATGCAATACTTTTAGATTTGTTAATCCATAAAGAGCTGCTGGAATTTGCCCTGTGATACTATTATTATACAATGACAACGTTTCTAAATTGCTTAAATTACCAATTTCAGCAGGAATACTCCCAGACAACTGATTCATGAACAATTCTACACTTTTTAAAGCAGTAGCATTACCCAAGGTTGCTGGCAAAGATCCTGATAATTTATTAAAAGATAAATTAAGTGATTCTAAAGCTTTCATCGATCCGATAGCAGCTGGTACTGTTCCTGAAATATTATTTTTGTACAAATTTAATTTTTTCAAATGCACTAAATTCGAAATAGTTGCAGGAAGCTCTCCTGATAAATTATTATTGGACAACTCAATTGAAACCACTTTATCATCTTGTACTCCTACCCCATACCACGAGGAAACTGGTGTATTCAAATCCCATTTTGAAGTCCAATTTGCACCATTTGTAGCGTTGTACAATTGCACTAATGTATTTTTCTCTGTAACAGACACTTCTGCTCTCAATCCGATTGAGATCAAAATCATAAACAGTAAAGTATAAGTATTTTTCATGACGCTTCTTTTTAGAATTCAAATATTGCCACTAAACTACACAAAAATAGTATTTATAGACATAAATAATCGATTAAATACACAAATTTTATTTTAAAATAAATATATTCTTATAAATTTTAAATATTTAAATAAATAATAACTACCTAACTAAAAATTATTAAATTTGATACTCTAACTTAAAAAAACAAATTATGGAAATTAACTTTATCGCATTATTAGCATCGGCTGTAGTAACGCTTGCAGTGGGTTTTATTTGGTATCATCCCAAAGTTTTTGGAACAATCTGGATGAAAGAAGCAGGACTAACTCCCGAATCTTCTGAAAAAGGAAATATGCTAAAAATATTTGGACTTACTTATTTATTCTCCTTAATGATGACAATCGTTTTAATGGGATTAACTATCCATCAATCTGGAGCTTTGGGAATGATAGGAGGT from Flavobacterium eburneipallidum includes these protein-coding regions:
- a CDS encoding transketolase family protein: MNQKIDNLAADNIRALAISMVEKANSGHPGGAMGGADFLHILYTEYLNFDPTEMDWPFRDRFFMDAGHLSALMYAQYNLLGNYKKEDLQSFRQWGSITPGHPEVDVLRGIENTSGPLGQGHAMGAGAAIAAKFLDARFNGLFEHKIYGFITDGGVQEEISQGVGRIAGHLGLNNFIMFYDSNDVQLSSMTDEVTSEDTAMKYEAWGWKVITIDGHDHEQIRKALNDANAETEKPTLIIGKTIMGKGCVLADGSMYEGECELHGKPIGDTKADFTKTLINLGANPESSFDIFPEVQAHYTSVLAKKTAAAAEQKAKIAAWKTANPALASKMDSFLSGVLPDLDLSQVVQKANVATREASSAVLGYLAENLENVIVSSADLSNSDKTDGFLKKSSVLQKNDFSGAFLQAGVAELTMTAIANGIALHGGVVAVVATFFVFSDYMKPAIRLAAIQELPVKYVLTHDSFRVGEDGPTHQPIEQEAQMRLMEKVKNHSGNPSLLALRPADAIETSVAWDMALKNTKTPTALILSRQNIKDIPAVSSRYEEATAAKKGGYLVKSTPNADITLFANGSEVSTLLGAAEILENENNLKVNVASIISEGLFKLQSKEYQGSIIPKGKLVFGLTAGLPVNLEGLIGDSGKVVGLDHFGYSAPASVLDQKFGFNPESAAKEILKYIAESK
- a CDS encoding DUF1761 domain-containing protein, which translates into the protein MEINFIALLASAVVTLAVGFIWYHPKVFGTIWMKEAGLTPESSEKGNMLKIFGLTYLFSLMMTIVLMGLTIHQSGALGMIGGPPMIESAKPSFAAFMTDYGTAYRTFKHGALHGFMSGLFFAFPMVAINSLFENKSWKYIFINAGYWIVTLALMGGIICGFA
- a CDS encoding leucine-rich repeat domain-containing protein; amino-acid sequence: MKNTYTLLFMILISIGLRAEVSVTEKNTLVQLYNATNGANWTSKWDLNTPVSSWYGVGVQDDKVVSIELSNNNLSGELPATISNLVHLKKLNLYKNNISGTVPAAIGSMKALESLNLSFNKLSGSLPATLGNATALKSVELFMNQLSGSIPAEIGNLSNLETLSLYNNSITGQIPAALYGLTNLKVLHLNSNKITGNLSRSVANWTNLEQLSLFDNKMNGQVPFDLEKLSNLKEMNISYNEFSGLVSKDLSKLDVLNMTMINEKGVAVALTVKANDKNTAIVSEE
- the fsa gene encoding fructose-6-phosphate aldolase; this encodes MKFFIDTANLKDIKEANDLGVLDGVTTNPSLMAKEGITGAENIIAHYLKICELVDGDVSAEVISTDFEGMIAEGEQLAALHPQIVVKIPMIKDGIKAIKYFSNKGIRTNCTLIFSSGQALLAAKAGATYVSPFIGRLDDISTDGLVLIEEIRLIFDNFGFETQILAASVRNVMHIINCAKIGSDVITGPLSAIEGLLKHPLTDIGLATFLADYKKGIANLSS